The Streptomyces sp. NBC_00224 genome has a window encoding:
- a CDS encoding DUF6000 family protein, with amino-acid sequence MRHAHEDPELLALVRRYVTPERRYMKLGGNLLRMQSPEYDRFLRRLSEDAGVITANEIATLLEGGWRERRTAAWLVAVSRRTEFRERVGELLLVSEVCCTGLAYCVALASFGTPRDGDLLVAYLDRYLRRPDLAYDQTVAIGALLLIDLNLQGDQAARFLGPGALWQQWLQGASHMQGTTDPTPSSLSLIRRLCAFVDECADTS; translated from the coding sequence ATGCGCCATGCCCACGAGGACCCCGAACTGTTGGCCCTGGTTCGCCGCTATGTCACGCCCGAGCGGCGCTACATGAAGCTCGGCGGCAACTTGCTGCGCATGCAGAGTCCCGAGTACGACCGATTCCTGCGACGGCTAAGCGAGGACGCGGGAGTCATCACCGCGAATGAGATCGCCACCCTCCTTGAGGGCGGGTGGCGCGAGCGGAGGACTGCGGCGTGGCTCGTGGCTGTTTCCCGCCGGACCGAGTTCCGTGAGCGCGTCGGGGAGCTCCTGCTGGTCAGCGAGGTCTGTTGTACCGGACTGGCCTATTGCGTGGCCCTGGCCAGTTTTGGGACGCCGCGCGACGGCGATCTGCTGGTCGCCTACCTTGATCGCTATCTTCGCCGGCCCGACCTCGCTTACGACCAGACTGTGGCCATAGGCGCTCTCCTGTTGATCGACCTGAATCTCCAAGGCGACCAAGCTGCCCGTTTCCTGGGCCCCGGCGCCCTGTGGCAACAGTGGCTCCAAGGTGCGTCCCACATGCAGGGCACCACGGACCCCACCCCCTCTTCCCTGAGCCTCATTCGTCGGCTCTGCGCCTTCGTCGATGAGTGCGCCGACACGAGTTGA
- a CDS encoding glycoside hydrolase family 48 protein, with the protein MDPGHRRRAVRRWWTAALAALALPLTMLATSTTAAHAAAVRCSVDYKTNDWGSGFTADLTITNRGTDTIDGWTLTYAYGGNQKLTNGWNGTWSQAGQTVTVKDAGYNAKIAAGAAVSTGAQFTYSGTNTAPSSFAINGTTCAGAHLPPVTVLTSPSAGAVYTQGDAVPLAATAAAADNATVSKVEFYDDTTLLGTDTSPPYTFSASNLAVGSHSLLAKAYDSLDASAESTPVGIMVASGPAVVASPTQLAVQQGKSDMFSVKLSKQPSANVTVSTARTGGNAGLSVSSGSSLTFTPSNWGTAQTVTIAADSSGTGGATFTASAAGHSKATVTVTELPASKTYDARFLDLYGKITNPANGYFSPEGIPYHSVETLIVEAPDQGHETTSEAYSYLIWLQATYGKVTGDWSKFNGAWALMEKYMIPTHADQPTNSFYNASKPATYAPEEDTPNEYPAKLDTSVPVGSDPIAGELKSAYGTDDIYGMHWLQDVDNVYGYGDTPGGTCEGGPTAKGPSYINTFQRGPQESVWETVPQPTCDAFKYGGKNGYLDLFTGDNSYAKQWKYTDAPDADARAVQAAYWANVWAKAQGKGGDVTATVGKAAKMGDYLRYAMYDKYFKKIGNCVGPSTCPAGTGKDASQYLLSWYYAWGGSTDTGGGWAWRIGSSHAHGGYQNPLAAYALSSNADLKPKSASGAADWGTSLTRQLEFYRWLQSDEGAIAGGATNSWAGRYAAPPAGKSTFYGMYYDEQPVYHDPPSNQWFGFQAWSMERVAEYYQQTGNASAKAVLDKWVKWALSKTTINPDGTYRIPSTLQWSGQPDVWNASSPGANSALHVTVADYTNDVGVAAAFAKTLTYYAAKSGDMAAKTTAKALLDGMWNNYQDSLGIAVPETRADYSRFGDTVYVPSGWSGKMPNGDAINSSSTFASLRSFYKNDPAWSKIEAYLAGGAAPSFTYHRFWAQADIAMAMGSYAELLE; encoded by the coding sequence ATGGATCCCGGACACAGGCGCAGAGCCGTGCGGCGGTGGTGGACCGCTGCCCTGGCCGCGCTCGCCTTGCCCCTGACCATGCTCGCCACCAGCACCACCGCCGCGCACGCGGCGGCCGTCCGGTGCAGCGTCGACTACAAGACGAACGACTGGGGTTCCGGCTTCACCGCCGACCTGACCATCACCAACCGCGGCACTGACACCATCGACGGCTGGACCCTGACGTACGCCTACGGTGGCAACCAGAAGCTCACGAACGGCTGGAACGGCACCTGGTCCCAGGCCGGCCAGACGGTCACCGTGAAGGACGCCGGGTACAACGCGAAGATCGCCGCGGGCGCCGCAGTCTCCACAGGCGCGCAGTTCACCTACAGCGGCACCAACACCGCGCCCAGCAGCTTCGCGATCAACGGCACCACCTGTGCCGGCGCACACCTGCCGCCCGTCACCGTGCTCACCAGTCCGAGTGCGGGCGCGGTCTACACGCAGGGGGACGCGGTCCCGCTCGCGGCGACCGCGGCGGCGGCCGACAACGCGACGGTCAGCAAGGTGGAGTTCTACGACGACACGACCCTGCTGGGCACGGACACCAGTCCTCCCTACACGTTCTCGGCCTCCAACCTGGCCGTGGGCAGCCATTCCCTGCTGGCGAAGGCGTACGACAGCCTGGATGCCTCCGCGGAGTCGACCCCGGTCGGCATCATGGTCGCCTCGGGACCTGCGGTCGTGGCTTCGCCGACCCAACTCGCCGTTCAGCAGGGCAAGTCGGACATGTTCTCGGTGAAGCTGTCGAAGCAGCCGAGCGCGAACGTAACGGTGAGCACCGCTCGCACCGGCGGCAACGCGGGCCTGTCCGTTTCCAGCGGCTCGTCGCTGACCTTCACCCCGTCGAACTGGGGCACCGCGCAGACAGTGACCATCGCGGCGGACTCCTCCGGCACGGGCGGCGCGACCTTCACCGCCTCGGCGGCCGGACACAGCAAGGCGACGGTCACGGTGACGGAGCTGCCCGCGTCCAAGACGTACGACGCCCGCTTCCTGGATCTCTACGGGAAGATCACCAACCCGGCGAACGGCTACTTCTCACCCGAGGGCATCCCCTACCACTCGGTCGAGACGCTGATCGTCGAGGCCCCGGACCAGGGTCACGAGACCACGTCGGAGGCCTACAGCTACCTCATCTGGCTGCAGGCGACGTACGGCAAAGTCACCGGTGACTGGTCGAAGTTCAACGGCGCGTGGGCTCTCATGGAGAAGTACATGATCCCCACGCACGCGGACCAGCCCACCAACTCCTTCTACAACGCCTCGAAGCCGGCGACGTACGCACCCGAGGAGGACACCCCCAACGAGTACCCGGCGAAGCTGGACACGTCGGTGCCGGTGGGATCGGACCCGATCGCGGGCGAGCTGAAGTCCGCGTACGGCACGGACGACATCTACGGCATGCACTGGCTCCAGGACGTCGACAACGTCTACGGCTACGGCGACACGCCCGGCGGTACATGCGAGGGTGGCCCCACGGCCAAGGGACCGTCGTACATCAACACCTTCCAGCGCGGCCCGCAGGAGTCGGTGTGGGAGACGGTGCCTCAGCCGACGTGCGATGCCTTCAAGTACGGCGGCAAGAACGGCTACCTGGACCTGTTCACCGGCGACAACTCCTACGCCAAGCAGTGGAAGTACACGGACGCCCCGGACGCCGACGCGCGTGCGGTGCAGGCTGCGTACTGGGCGAACGTGTGGGCCAAGGCGCAGGGCAAGGGCGGCGACGTCACCGCGACCGTCGGCAAGGCCGCGAAGATGGGCGACTATCTGCGCTACGCCATGTACGACAAGTACTTCAAGAAAATCGGCAACTGCGTCGGGCCGTCCACCTGCCCTGCCGGGACTGGAAAGGATGCCTCGCAGTACCTGCTGTCCTGGTACTACGCATGGGGCGGCTCCACTGACACCGGTGGCGGCTGGGCCTGGCGCATCGGCTCCAGCCACGCGCACGGCGGATACCAGAACCCGCTGGCCGCGTACGCGCTCAGCTCCAACGCCGACCTGAAGCCCAAGTCGGCCTCCGGGGCGGCTGATTGGGGCACCTCGCTGACCCGGCAGCTGGAGTTCTACCGCTGGCTGCAGTCGGACGAGGGCGCCATCGCGGGCGGCGCGACCAACAGCTGGGCGGGCCGTTACGCGGCACCGCCGGCCGGGAAGTCGACGTTCTACGGCATGTACTACGACGAGCAGCCCGTCTATCACGACCCGCCGTCCAACCAGTGGTTCGGCTTCCAGGCATGGTCGATGGAACGGGTCGCCGAGTATTACCAGCAGACCGGAAACGCCAGTGCCAAGGCGGTCCTCGACAAGTGGGTCAAGTGGGCACTGTCCAAGACCACGATCAACCCGGACGGCACGTACCGGATCCCCTCCACACTCCAGTGGTCGGGCCAGCCCGACGTCTGGAACGCCTCAAGCCCCGGCGCCAACAGCGCACTTCACGTCACCGTCGCCGACTACACCAACGACGTCGGCGTGGCGGCCGCGTTCGCCAAGACCCTGACGTACTACGCCGCCAAGTCCGGCGACATGGCGGCGAAGACGACGGCGAAGGCGCTGCTTGACGGCATGTGGAACAACTACCAGGACAGCCTGGGCATCGCCGTCCCCGAAACCCGCGCCGACTACAGCCGGTTCGGTGACACGGTGTACGTGCCGAGCGGCTGGAGCGGCAAGATGCCGAACGGCGACGCGATCAACTCCTCGTCCACCTTCGCCTCGCTGCGGTCCTTCTACAAGAACGACCCGGCCTGGTCGAAGATCGAGGCGTATCTGGCGGGCGGGGCGGCGCCCTCCTTCACGTATCACCGGTTCTGGGCCCAGGCGGACATCGCCATGGCCATGGGCTCGTACGCGGAGCTGCTTGAGTAG
- a CDS encoding RICIN domain-containing protein, with amino-acid sequence MKRLLAAALGLATSLAVVSAVPSHPAEAAIQASFEIRNQYNDNCLDVAGANTGSGAAVHMWTCNGGANQHWHWVGDQLRSDLNDKCLDLAGTNPYDGAMVELWDCNFQNNQMWGYNNPYLYSKLNSKYLLMVNNGLGSPVVTQGIPFPPDNRNVKWELRPV; translated from the coding sequence GTGAAAAGACTTCTCGCCGCCGCACTGGGTCTGGCAACCAGCTTGGCAGTCGTGTCCGCAGTCCCGAGCCACCCTGCGGAAGCAGCCATTCAGGCAAGTTTCGAAATCCGCAACCAGTACAATGACAACTGCCTTGACGTTGCCGGAGCCAACACCGGATCGGGTGCGGCTGTCCACATGTGGACGTGCAATGGCGGAGCCAACCAGCATTGGCACTGGGTAGGAGATCAGCTTCGCAGTGATCTCAACGACAAATGTCTGGATCTCGCTGGCACGAATCCCTACGACGGCGCCATGGTCGAACTGTGGGACTGCAATTTTCAAAACAATCAAATGTGGGGGTACAACAACCCGTACCTCTACAGCAAGCTGAACAGCAAATACTTGCTTATGGTGAACAACGGCCTCGGCTCACCAGTGGTGACCCAAGGAATCCCTTTCCCCCCGGACAACAGGAACGTTAAGTGGGAGCTCAGGCCAGTATAA
- a CDS encoding cytochrome P450, with translation MTGPAQDPRILRDPYATYTAMRSACPVQSVPAGAGGRANYLVTGYAEAREALGDSRLSKDTSVFFAGKESRRRLHPAVAHTMLASDPPRHSRLRKLVTKEFTTGAVKQLRPFIAQATDELLDQWPVGGPRDFVARLAVPLPVMVICELLGVPQADRSAVQRWSAELFAAGEPCVIDAASHALAGYMTDLIAAKRLGPGSSLLDRLVSARDGEDRLSEEELVSLAVLLLVAGHETTTNALGNALLALLRHPDVLDRLRGNPDEVAAALNELLRFDSAVSMATFRFTTEAVTLGGTEIPAGVPVLVALGAANRDPARFPEPDHLDLDRDAAAHLAFGHGIHRCVGAPLAVAEVEIALRAVLTRFPSIRLALPPDRLEWRRTRLVRGLASLPVLV, from the coding sequence ATGACCGGGCCGGCTCAAGATCCCCGCATCCTCCGGGACCCCTATGCGACGTACACGGCCATGCGGTCCGCGTGTCCCGTGCAGTCCGTGCCTGCCGGTGCTGGAGGGCGTGCGAACTACCTGGTCACCGGGTACGCGGAGGCCCGGGAGGCCCTCGGTGACTCCCGTCTGTCGAAGGACACGAGCGTCTTCTTCGCGGGCAAGGAGTCGCGACGCCGCCTGCATCCGGCGGTGGCGCACACGATGCTGGCCAGTGACCCGCCTAGGCATAGCCGGCTGCGGAAGCTGGTGACCAAGGAGTTCACGACGGGGGCCGTCAAGCAACTGCGTCCTTTCATCGCCCAGGCCACCGACGAGCTGCTGGACCAGTGGCCTGTCGGCGGACCGCGCGACTTCGTGGCCCGCCTGGCGGTCCCCCTGCCGGTCATGGTGATCTGCGAGCTGCTCGGAGTGCCGCAGGCCGACCGGTCCGCGGTCCAGCGCTGGTCCGCGGAGCTGTTCGCGGCGGGAGAGCCCTGCGTCATCGACGCGGCCTCACACGCGTTGGCCGGTTACATGACGGACCTCATCGCCGCCAAGCGTCTGGGCCCCGGCAGCTCGCTCCTGGACCGGCTCGTCTCGGCTCGGGACGGAGAGGACCGCCTGAGCGAGGAGGAACTGGTTTCCCTGGCCGTGCTGTTGCTCGTGGCCGGACACGAGACGACGACCAATGCCCTCGGCAACGCCCTCTTGGCGCTGCTCCGGCACCCGGACGTGCTGGATCGCCTCCGGGGCAATCCGGACGAGGTCGCTGCCGCGCTGAACGAACTGCTCCGCTTCGACTCAGCGGTGAGCATGGCCACCTTCCGGTTCACCACGGAGGCCGTCACGCTCGGCGGCACCGAGATCCCGGCCGGTGTCCCGGTCCTGGTCGCGCTGGGGGCAGCCAACCGCGACCCGGCCCGGTTCCCGGAGCCGGATCACCTCGACCTGGACCGGGACGCGGCTGCTCATCTCGCGTTCGGTCACGGTATCCACCGCTGTGTCGGCGCCCCCTTGGCCGTGGCCGAAGTTGAGATCGCCCTACGAGCGGTGCTGACCAGATTCCCCAGCATCCGCCTCGCGCTCCCACCCGACCGACTGGAGTGGCGGCGCACCCGTCTCGTCCGTGGGCTGGCCTCGCTTCCCGTGCTGGTCTAG
- a CDS encoding IS5 family transposase (programmed frameshift) codes for MGADRLKRLVPDELWEPAAPLLGSFAARPQGGGTAPCDERAVFTAVVYALTSGCAWRHLPPTFGTSPATAHRRFTVWTEAGLWRRLHRAVLDELGARGEVDWTSAIVDAASVLAKKKGGSLTGPNPVDRGKKGSKLHGRSDARGIPLAVAVSGANMHDSLALKPLIRGIPAVRSRRGPRRRRPVTLRPDKAYFRRTHLAWLRERGLVARIARPGTESGERLGRHRWKTERSTAWRFGYRRLTVRHERKDSHFLASLGLAAALTCYKKPAKLDT; via the exons GTGGGTGCTGATCGATTGAAGCGTCTGGTTCCTGATGAACTCTGGGAGCCGGCCGCCCCGTTGCTGGGGTCGTTCGCTGCTCGTCCGCAAGGTGGCGGGACCGCTCCGTGTGACGAGCGGGCCGTGTTCACGGCAGTGGTGTACGCGCTGACCAGCGGCTGTGCCTGGCGGCATCTGCCGCCGACATTCGGCACGTCGCCCGCCACCGCACATCGCCGCTTCACGGTATGGACCGAGGCCGGCCTGTGGCGTCGGCTGCACCGGGCAGTGCTGGACGAACTCGGGGCCCGGGGCGAGGTGGACTGGACCTCGGCGATCGTCGACGCGGCCTCCGTACTCGCAAAAAAAAAGGGGGGATCGCTGACCGGGCCGAACCCGGTCGATCGCGGCAAGAAGGGCAGCAAGCTGCACGGGCGGTCCGATGCCCGAGGCATCCCGCTTGCCGTCGCCGTGTCCGGCGCGAACATGCACGACAGCCTCGCCCTCAAACCGCTCATCCGCGGCATACCCGCCGTCCGGTCCCGCCGGGGACCACGGCGGCGCCGACCCGTCACGCTCCGCCCGGACAAGGCGTACTTC CGCCGAACACACCTGGCCTGGCTGCGCGAGCGCGGGCTCGTCGCGCGCATCGCGCGGCCCGGCACCGAGTCCGGCGAACGCCTCGGCCGACACCGCTGGAAGACCGAACGGTCGACCGCCTGGCGCTTCGGCTACCGCCGCCTCACCGTCCGACACGAACGTAAGGACTCGCACTTCCTCGCCTCCCTCGGCCTGGCCGCCGCCCTCACCTGCTACAAGAAGCCCGCGAAACTTGACACGTGA
- a CDS encoding lipase family protein, with translation MSKAAVRLISVAVAAAAMAATPAATAVAATPAAATASASDPFYAYTGSEPLSSFAPGTVLKTRTLQYHVIGIPTPLKAVQLLYRTTDAQGRPAANVTTVVRSLTGDSSKAVSYQSFYDSLNPEDSPSRAIAGDVTLGGAIPNVEALFIAPLLLQGYNLVIPDTEGQQANFAAGPEYGTNTLDSIRAATKAAETGLNSTTSFGLIGYSGGAIATNWAATLAPSYAPDVNRRLVGYAEGGLLVDPAHNLKYVDGSLAWSGVIPMAVIGVSRSYGIDLKSYLNSYGLSVYKDLQRGSIINALGHYPGLTWKKMAKPEYANPNSIPAFLTAMNKLNLGSAATPAVPGFIGQGNGGVLEGTFSNRPGIGTGDGVMVAGDVRSLARQYCATGSSAVKYSQYELLSHTGATLAWAPAALGWLNDRFAGRTAPSDCGRISSGNSLAPEEPVPLS, from the coding sequence ATGTCCAAGGCAGCTGTTCGCCTGATCTCCGTCGCTGTCGCCGCCGCAGCCATGGCCGCCACGCCCGCCGCCACCGCCGTCGCGGCCACACCGGCCGCCGCGACGGCCTCGGCAAGCGACCCGTTCTACGCCTACACCGGCAGCGAGCCGCTGTCCTCGTTCGCGCCGGGCACCGTACTCAAGACGCGGACCCTGCAGTACCACGTCATCGGCATCCCCACGCCCCTCAAGGCGGTCCAGCTGCTGTACCGCACCACCGACGCCCAGGGCCGCCCGGCCGCCAACGTGACCACAGTGGTGCGCAGTCTGACCGGCGACAGCAGCAAGGCCGTCTCCTACCAGTCGTTCTACGATTCGCTCAACCCGGAGGACAGCCCCTCCCGGGCGATCGCCGGCGACGTCACCCTGGGCGGTGCCATCCCCAACGTGGAGGCCCTCTTCATCGCGCCGCTGCTGCTGCAGGGCTACAACCTCGTCATCCCGGACACCGAGGGGCAGCAGGCCAACTTCGCCGCCGGACCGGAGTACGGAACCAACACCCTCGACTCCATCCGCGCCGCGACGAAAGCGGCCGAGACGGGGCTCAACTCCACCACGTCGTTCGGCCTCATCGGCTACTCGGGCGGCGCCATCGCGACCAACTGGGCCGCCACGCTCGCGCCGAGCTACGCACCGGACGTCAACCGCCGACTGGTCGGCTACGCCGAGGGCGGCCTGCTCGTGGACCCGGCACACAACCTGAAGTACGTCGACGGCTCACTGGCCTGGTCCGGCGTCATCCCCATGGCCGTGATCGGCGTCTCCCGCTCGTACGGCATCGACCTGAAGAGCTACCTCAACAGCTACGGTCTGAGCGTCTACAAGGACCTTCAGCGCGGCTCGATCATCAACGCCCTCGGCCACTACCCGGGGCTGACCTGGAAGAAGATGGCGAAACCGGAGTACGCCAACCCCAATTCGATCCCCGCCTTCCTGACGGCGATGAACAAGCTCAACCTCGGCTCTGCCGCCACCCCGGCCGTCCCCGGGTTCATCGGCCAGGGCAACGGAGGCGTCCTGGAGGGGACCTTCAGCAACCGCCCGGGCATCGGCACGGGCGACGGCGTGATGGTCGCCGGCGACGTGCGCTCACTCGCCCGCCAGTACTGCGCCACCGGCAGCTCCGCAGTCAAGTACAGCCAGTACGAACTGCTCAGCCACACGGGCGCGACCCTCGCCTGGGCACCCGCCGCGCTGGGCTGGCTCAACGACCGCTTCGCCGGCCGCACAGCGCCGTCCGACTGCGGCCGGATCTCCAGCGGCAACTCGCTCGCCCCGGAAGAGCCCGTTCCGCTGTCGTGA
- a CDS encoding DUF5954 family protein, translated as MEAVAEADAADAVRRAGNFAVRGPVFGVAAQDADDGARWRVMVAVTADNPQEARDSLNSLLWFKAKDDAKDRAERRGLLAAVAQLERERVQELTVLGTRYRIVRAEEYAGEGSDGIELPRPSDPEPAAPDWDPRTPAARIDDGLVLDPDAPLTPTQAAETLALRDLTYTGTRFPTPVRNDSRRARQTHPDVMLLPTTYTLVERSSTGWTPASAPHPTPHEARKTLEYTLLQFEPRRRGLLPDLHSDARTLLASGDCDPQTATQLAAYVAGADQLRAAPINELEVHGIVYRIARTRRMLRWGPNGPETPRPTDSTGQDPCPIHVPLDEDGNIMPTPSAGPDTGNT; from the coding sequence GTGGAAGCAGTTGCGGAGGCGGACGCCGCGGATGCCGTCCGGCGGGCGGGCAACTTCGCGGTGCGCGGCCCTGTGTTCGGGGTGGCCGCGCAGGACGCCGATGACGGAGCACGGTGGCGGGTGATGGTCGCGGTGACCGCGGACAACCCGCAAGAAGCCCGCGACAGCCTCAACTCACTCCTGTGGTTCAAGGCGAAGGACGACGCCAAAGACCGAGCCGAGCGCCGCGGGCTACTGGCAGCGGTCGCCCAGCTGGAGCGCGAACGCGTCCAGGAACTCACCGTGCTGGGGACCCGCTACCGCATCGTGCGGGCCGAAGAGTACGCCGGTGAGGGCAGCGACGGCATCGAACTGCCCCGCCCCAGCGACCCGGAGCCCGCCGCGCCCGACTGGGATCCGAGGACCCCGGCAGCACGGATCGACGACGGCCTGGTCCTCGACCCCGACGCGCCCCTCACCCCAACCCAGGCCGCGGAAACCCTCGCCCTGCGCGACCTGACCTACACAGGCACGCGCTTCCCCACCCCCGTACGCAACGACTCACGCCGGGCACGGCAAACCCACCCCGACGTCATGCTGCTGCCCACCACCTACACCCTCGTCGAACGAAGCAGCACCGGCTGGACACCGGCCAGCGCCCCGCACCCCACTCCGCACGAGGCCCGCAAAACACTGGAGTACACCCTCCTGCAGTTCGAACCCCGACGACGCGGCCTCCTCCCCGACCTGCACTCCGACGCCCGCACCCTCCTGGCCTCCGGAGACTGCGACCCACAGACCGCCACACAGCTCGCCGCCTACGTCGCCGGCGCCGACCAACTCCGCGCCGCACCCATCAACGAACTGGAAGTCCACGGCATCGTCTACCGCATCGCCCGCACCCGCCGCATGCTTCGCTGGGGCCCCAACGGCCCCGAAACCCCACGCCCCACCGACTCCACCGGCCAAGACCCCTGCCCCATCCACGTACCCCTCGATGAAGACGGCAACATCATGCCCACACCCTCCGCAGGACCGGACACGGGCAACACCTGA
- a CDS encoding GNAT family N-acetyltransferase produces MTWYLTDDVEAFRAAAGPFLAADPARNTVLLTLAEGACQGHWPDARFGWWAGSGPVVGGAYVQTPGMPPVLGTMPDGAARELAGALRGEVLVGVNGATATARAFGEAWGPYRVDRQERLFRLAELADPAPVAGRARLATEADLTLVTAWLTAFLGEVALPSGLGAAAAAARRTAAGQLVLWETDEGPVSLAAASGVLVGQSRIGPVYTPPARRGRGFAAVATAAATRLALEWGAEQVVLFTDLANATSNALYQRLGYRRVQDHLVLDFTGGAG; encoded by the coding sequence ATGACCTGGTATCTCACGGACGACGTCGAGGCCTTCCGGGCGGCCGCGGGGCCGTTTCTTGCCGCCGACCCGGCTCGCAACACGGTGCTGCTCACCCTCGCGGAGGGGGCGTGCCAGGGGCACTGGCCGGACGCGCGGTTCGGCTGGTGGGCCGGGTCCGGACCGGTGGTGGGCGGTGCCTATGTCCAGACCCCGGGGATGCCGCCGGTGCTCGGCACGATGCCGGACGGCGCGGCCCGGGAGCTGGCCGGGGCGCTGCGCGGTGAGGTGCTGGTCGGGGTGAACGGGGCCACCGCCACGGCCCGCGCTTTCGGGGAAGCCTGGGGTCCCTATCGGGTGGACCGTCAGGAGCGGCTGTTCCGGCTCGCTGAACTCGCCGACCCGGCACCGGTGGCGGGCCGCGCCCGTCTGGCGACCGAGGCGGATCTGACGCTGGTCACCGCGTGGCTGACCGCGTTCCTGGGCGAGGTGGCGCTGCCATCCGGCCTGGGCGCGGCGGCGGCCGCGGCGCGGCGCACGGCGGCCGGACAGCTGGTCCTGTGGGAGACGGACGAGGGCCCGGTGTCGCTCGCCGCCGCCTCCGGGGTGCTGGTCGGCCAGTCCCGTATCGGTCCGGTCTACACCCCGCCCGCGCGGCGCGGCCGCGGCTTCGCGGCCGTCGCCACGGCGGCCGCGACCCGGCTGGCCCTGGAATGGGGAGCGGAGCAGGTGGTGCTGTTCACGGACCTGGCCAATGCGACGAGCAACGCGCTGTACCAGCGGCTGGGGTACCGGCGGGTCCAGGACCACCTGGTACTGGACTTCACGGGCGGAGCCGGCTGA
- a CDS encoding DinB family protein has product MIDEFAKGNLHGRLRRDRKALLWKLDGLSEYDARRPLTATGTNLLGLVKHVATVEARYFGEVFDRPSPQPLPRWQDSDGSDQWATEDETRDQIIGFYRRTWEHSDATINDLPLDAPGHVPWWPAPYPNTNLFAVMAHVLGESTRHTGHADILREGLDGRTGLRAEHETQTDEEARTAYCAKIEQAARSAAPIKT; this is encoded by the coding sequence ATGATCGATGAATTCGCGAAAGGCAACCTGCACGGGAGACTGCGGCGGGACCGCAAGGCGCTGCTCTGGAAACTCGACGGCTTGTCCGAATACGACGCCCGCCGGCCTTTGACAGCGACCGGGACCAACCTCCTCGGCCTGGTCAAACACGTGGCCACCGTCGAGGCCAGGTACTTCGGCGAGGTCTTCGACCGCCCTTCCCCGCAACCGCTGCCCCGGTGGCAGGACTCCGACGGCAGCGATCAGTGGGCGACCGAGGACGAGACCCGCGATCAGATCATCGGGTTCTACCGGCGCACGTGGGAACACTCGGACGCGACGATCAACGACCTTCCCCTCGACGCCCCCGGCCACGTGCCGTGGTGGCCGGCGCCTTATCCCAACACAAACCTGTTCGCCGTCATGGCCCATGTCCTCGGCGAGTCCACCCGGCATACCGGGCACGCAGATATCCTGCGCGAGGGCCTCGACGGCCGGACCGGGTTGCGCGCCGAACACGAGACGCAGACCGACGAGGAAGCCCGTACAGCCTACTGCGCGAAGATCGAGCAGGCCGCCAGATCAGCCGCACCCATCAAGACTTAG
- a CDS encoding DinB family protein gives MTPSLERPPLQADERTALIGWLDLQRQILRWKCDGLSEADAHRSVIPTSPAMTMAGLISHMRWVEHTWLEVLFLGGDKTQNPSFDETDEDANWRTDGIPLKQLLAEYEAQCARSNEIVAAASLDDVGRHPDYRSGNANLRWMLIHLVEETGRHAGHADIVRELLDGAKGYY, from the coding sequence ATGACACCTTCACTTGAGCGTCCCCCCTTGCAGGCCGACGAGCGCACCGCGCTCATCGGCTGGCTGGATCTGCAACGGCAGATCCTGAGATGGAAGTGCGATGGCCTGAGCGAGGCGGACGCGCACCGCTCCGTCATCCCGACCTCGCCGGCAATGACGATGGCCGGCCTCATCAGCCATATGCGGTGGGTCGAGCACACCTGGCTGGAGGTGCTGTTCCTGGGCGGCGACAAGACGCAGAACCCATCCTTTGACGAGACGGACGAGGACGCGAACTGGCGTACTGACGGCATCCCGCTGAAGCAGCTGCTCGCGGAGTACGAGGCCCAGTGCGCCCGAAGTAACGAGATCGTGGCCGCGGCCTCCCTGGACGACGTCGGCCGCCACCCCGACTACCGCTCCGGCAACGCCAACCTCCGCTGGATGCTCATCCATCTCGTCGAGGAGACCGGACGGCACGCGGGGCACGCGGACATCGTGAGGGAGCTACTCGACGGGGCGAAGGGGTATTACTAG